The DNA sequence ACGAGGCCGTTCAGGCCGACCCCGGTCCCTGGGGGCGGCAGCCCCCAGGGACCGGGGTCGAAGGGGCGGAGCCCCTTCAAGGACGGGACGGGTAGGGGCGGCGGGGCGAAAACTCGCCCCCCACACACCTACGGCAACAACCCCCGCAACGGAAACGCGGCCCGCCGAGTAGCCAACACCGCCTGATCCAACCGATCCGCAGGGTCGTACCCCGCCTCCCACTCCCCCCAGGAAATAGGCCACCGCCCATCAGTCATCCGCGCCGGCCCCAACTGCCGAGTCCGCGCGAAGACTTCCTGCCGCCACCCCTCCGGAATCATCGCCTCAGGCTCAATCGCCCGCCCCGCGGCGATCCCCACCAGATGAGTCCACGACCGCGGTACGACCTCCACCACGGCATATCCGCCCCCACCCAGCGCAACCCACTTCCCATCCGCGTACTCGTGCGCCAGCTCATGACAGGCCACCTGCACAGCCCGCTGCGCATCCAGCGACACCGCAAGGTGCGCCAGCGGATCCTCGAAGTGCGTGTCGGCCCCATGCTGGGTCACCAGCACCTGGGGCCGAAAGTCACGGATCAGCTCCGGCACGACAGCATGGAACGCCCGCAGCCACCCCGCATCCCCGGTCCCGGCCGGCAACGCCACATTCACGGCAGACCCCTCAGCCGCCCCCGCACCCGTCTCCTCCGGCCACCCGGTCTGCGGAAACAACGTACGAGGATGCTCGTGCAGCGAAATCGTCAGCACCCGCGGATCTTCCCAGAACGCCGCCTGCACCCCATCCCCGTGATGCACGTCGACGTCGATGTACGCGACCCGCTCGGCCCCCAACTCCAGCAGCCGGGCAATGGCCAGCGAGGCGTCGTTGTAGATGCAGAAACCCGACGCACCCCCCGGCATCGCGTGGTGCAGCCCACCCGCGAAGTTCACTGCATGCAGGGCCTCGCCCCGCCACACGGCCTCCGCCGCCCCCACGGACTGCCCGGCGATGAGCGCCGACACCTCATGCATCCCCGCGAACGCGGGATCATCCATCGTCCCGAGCCCGTACGACTGATCCGCCGCCGCCGGATCCGCGGAGGCCGCCTTCACAGCCTCGATGTAGTCCTGCCTGTGCACCAGCCGCAGGGTCGACTCCCCGGCCGGTTGCGCCGAGACGACGTCCACGTCCTTGTCCAGCCCGAAGGCATCGACGAGTCTCCTGGTCAGCGCGAGCCGGACCGGGTCCATCGGATGGTCCCGGCCGAAGTCATAGCCCGTTACTGCCTCGTCCCACATCAGCTGTGCTCGGCCGCTCATGCCCGCCACCGTATCGGTCCGGTTGAGCGGCGAACGAACGGGCGTACACGAGCGTCACCAGCACCAACACCATCGGCACAAGCATCGCCCCGCGATAGCTCCACGCATCCCCCAGCGCTCCCACCAAAGGCGAACCGATCAAAAACCCCACGTAATTGAACACATTGAGCCGCGCAATGGCCGTATCGGAAGCCCCCGGGAACAGCCGCCCTGCCGCCGCGAACGTCTGCGGCACCAGCACACACAACCCCAGCCCGAGCAGCGTGAACCCCAGCATCCCCACCCACGCCCCCGGCGCCCCGGCCACCACCGCGAACCCGACGGCCGCCACCACGGCCCCCATCCGCACGACCGCGACAGCCCCGAACCGCCGCACCCCGAAGTCCCCGATGGCCCGCCCCAGCAGCGTGGTGACCATATAGACGTTGTACGGCACGGTCGCCATCTGCTCCGAGCTCCCCAGCACGTCCTGGAGGTACTTCGCGCTCCAGTTGGAGACGGTCGAGTCGCCGATATACGCGAAGGTCATCACCAAACACAACGGCAGCAGCATCCTGAACACGACGGGCCCACCCTCACCCGCTTGCTCCGCCACGACGACGCCCCTGCCACCCCCACCGTCGACGTACCACCGACTCCCCACCAACGCGGCCGGCAACAGCACCACGACAACCGGCAGATACGACACGACCAGCGCCAGATCCCAGTGCGCCCCCACCCAGGCCAACGAGGCCCCGACGATCCCGCCCAGGCTGTACACGGCATGGAAGCTGAGCATGATGCTGCGCCCGTACGACCGCTGCAGGCTCACCCCGAGCATGTTCATCGAGGCGTCGAGCGCACCCACCGCCAGTCCGAACGCGGCCAGGGCGAGCCCCAGCTCGACCATCCGCTCCCCCGCCCCGACCCCGAACAGCGCCAGGAGCACGACGGGCTGGGACCACCGCAACACCCGGCTCGGCGGTATTCGTTTCACCAGCCGCTCGGTCGCCACACTCCCGACGCCGGCCAGGATCGGTACGGCGGCCAGAAAGGCGGGCAGCAGCGCGTCGGAGACCCCGTACCGGTCCTGGATGGCCGGAATCCGGGTCACGAGCAGGGCAAAAGCGACTCCCTGAGCGAAGAAGCCGAACGCCAACGAGGCCCTACCGCGCCGCAGCACATCAGTCATGGCGGCGAGCGTAGGGCCCCGGGGTACTGGTGGGTAGATCCAGCCAAAGATGAATTTCCCTCAAGTTCGCGGATCGTCACGCCGATCACATGACACCAGCAGGTCGACCAACTCCCCCATGTCGGCGAAGAGTCGACTGGCCCGGCCCAGCTTCGCGGCGGGCGTCATCGCGGTGAACCCGTACACGTCCATCCCCGCCGCCACGGCAGCCTCCACCCCCAGCGGACTGTCCTCGACAACGACGCACCGCTCCGGCGCGACCCCCATCCGCTCAGCCGCGTACAGAAACAGATCCGGCGCCGGCTTCCCCCGCCCCACGTCCTGCGAGCTGAAGATCCGCCGCTCATCGAAGAACCGCTCAAGCCCCGCCGCCCGATGCCCCACCCGAATCCGCTCATGACTCCCGGACGACGCCACGCAGTACGCCACACCGTCCCCACGAAGCTTCTCGAGCACGTCGGCCGCACCGGCCACCGCCTTCAACTCCCGCTCGAACGCGTCGAACACACGCGAATGGAAGACGTCGTCAAAGTCCCCGGGAAGCTGCTGCCCTGTCCGCTCCAGCACCAACTCATGAATCCGATGCATCGCCGAGCCCATGTAGTCCCGAATGGACTCCTCGTACGAGGTCGGGTGCCCCAGCTCGGTGAGGTACGCGGCAAGGAGCCGGTTGGAAATGGGTTCGCTGTCGACGAGCACACCGTCGTTGTCGAAGATGACGAGGTCATAGCGCATGCGTTTGACCTTAAACGCAGAAAGGCCCACACCATAAGGTGTGGGCCTTTCTCACAATTTGTTCGGCGGCGTCCTACTCTCCCACAGGGTCCCCCCTGCAGTACCATCGGCGCTGTAAGGCTTAGCTTCCGGGTTCGGAATGTAACCGGGCGTTTCCCTCACGCTATAACCACCGAAACACTATGAAACTGTCAGCCGCACCGCATGTGGCCATACGGGGCTGTTCGTGGTTTCAGAACCAACACAGTGGACG is a window from the Streptomyces sp. NBC_00299 genome containing:
- a CDS encoding MFS transporter, with translation MTDVLRRGRASLAFGFFAQGVAFALLVTRIPAIQDRYGVSDALLPAFLAAVPILAGVGSVATERLVKRIPPSRVLRWSQPVVLLALFGVGAGERMVELGLALAAFGLAVGALDASMNMLGVSLQRSYGRSIMLSFHAVYSLGGIVGASLAWVGAHWDLALVVSYLPVVVVLLPAALVGSRWYVDGGGGRGVVVAEQAGEGGPVVFRMLLPLCLVMTFAYIGDSTVSNWSAKYLQDVLGSSEQMATVPYNVYMVTTLLGRAIGDFGVRRFGAVAVVRMGAVVAAVGFAVVAGAPGAWVGMLGFTLLGLGLCVLVPQTFAAAGRLFPGASDTAIARLNVFNYVGFLIGSPLVGALGDAWSYRGAMLVPMVLVLVTLVYARSFAAQPDRYGGGHERPSTADVGRGSNGL
- a CDS encoding acetoin utilization protein AcuC, which translates into the protein MSGRAQLMWDEAVTGYDFGRDHPMDPVRLALTRRLVDAFGLDKDVDVVSAQPAGESTLRLVHRQDYIEAVKAASADPAAADQSYGLGTMDDPAFAGMHEVSALIAGQSVGAAEAVWRGEALHAVNFAGGLHHAMPGGASGFCIYNDASLAIARLLELGAERVAYIDVDVHHGDGVQAAFWEDPRVLTISLHEHPRTLFPQTGWPEETGAGAAEGSAVNVALPAGTGDAGWLRAFHAVVPELIRDFRPQVLVTQHGADTHFEDPLAHLAVSLDAQRAVQVACHELAHEYADGKWVALGGGGYAVVEVVPRSWTHLVGIAAGRAIEPEAMIPEGWRQEVFARTRQLGPARMTDGRWPISWGEWEAGYDPADRLDQAVLATRRAAFPLRGLLP
- a CDS encoding HAD family hydrolase, translating into MRYDLVIFDNDGVLVDSEPISNRLLAAYLTELGHPTSYEESIRDYMGSAMHRIHELVLERTGQQLPGDFDDVFHSRVFDAFERELKAVAGAADVLEKLRGDGVAYCVASSGSHERIRVGHRAAGLERFFDERRIFSSQDVGRGKPAPDLFLYAAERMGVAPERCVVVEDSPLGVEAAVAAGMDVYGFTAMTPAAKLGRASRLFADMGELVDLLVSCDRRDDPRT